A region of the Mytilus galloprovincialis chromosome 1, xbMytGall1.hap1.1, whole genome shotgun sequence genome:
GTTTGAGGCATGGCACCACATATCTTCAAGATGTCCTTATAGATAAACTCAagtttctgaaataaaataaatatttattagaacatttttttaaaaattcaaatagtGCTGACATGCGCATGCTACATTTTTTGTAATAAGTGTAGCCGTAGCAAAATGATTATTACTGATGTACATGATTTAATCAATCATATCACACACTATATTGACTGACTGATTTAATCAATCATATCACACACTATATTGACTGACTGATTTAATCAATCATATTACACACTATATTGACTGACTGATTTAATCAATCATATCACACACTATATTGACTGGCTGATTTAATCAATCATATCACACACTATATTGACTGACTGATTTAATCAATCATATCACACACTATACTGACTGACTGATTTAATCAATCATATCACACACTATATTGACTGACTGATCTAATCAATCATATCACACACTATATTGACTGACTGATTTAATCAATCATATCACATACTATACTGACTGACTgatttaatgccactttcagcaccaTTTGATATATTATGGGATCAGATTTCATTGATGGAGAAAGTCAGCATTCCCAGATAGGCTGGGGAGAACCACTACCTTTTGTAAGAAATATCACAATCTTAAGACTATTATGATTGGAGTTGAATATACCTACCACATGCAGGATTCAAcctcacaacatcagtgttgactaGCTTGTAATACTGTAGAATAACTAAATGTACTTAGACAATAAGAAACTATAGATATTTGGTATAACTAATcaacaaataaggaaatgaacCATGATAAAGAAAGCAAGGTTAGGTGTGATCCCTGCCAAaaaggtacatgtatgtacattgtatatatacattgtagcAAAGATTGTGAATTCAAAATACATATGAATTAATTTAACTACAAACTTAACTACAGTTACTACATCTTTAAATATGATCAAGTTCAAGTGAGAAATGACCCCCTTGAAAGGAAAATGTACACCTAATTTAATTCTATTATTTCTTCTCATAACCAATAAATTGTCATTATCACTAAGAAACTCCATGTTGGttattgaacaattaaaaaacccaaataacactttgtaaattttgtatcTAAAGTGCATTTCTAGATTTAGCTTCATTAGGAAAGTGTAAATCCAAACATTTGAAagcaaaatatgtataaataccTAATATAGGAAAAGGGTCCTAAAAGTTTGGTCAAAGTCAGGTTAATCTAGATGCAGATACAAATGTACATTTACAACAATtcaataaatgtacatgtatataagtatatatttaGTCATTATCTCAATACATTTTGTATCAagaatttatatacatgtacttgctcttttgctatttttaaaaggctgaaaaaaataatttacattgatatgtaagtatatatattttgtatctcCATCCTTCAGCAATACAGCAAAGataaaaatgtcattttgtttaagaatcATGAACCATGCAAAAGGTTCATAATCATCTGTTTCATCTTTTATTTCTTAacttcatttcaaattgaaaaaaggtTTGATAAGCTAAcatgaaacataaatattttattagtaTACTTCTTAATATCTTACTCTGGCTGAGGTTGGATCCACTAATAGTCCTGTTAATCCAGTACTctgaaaagaaattataaatgaatcaGTTTATAACAGCATGTGCCAGTTACTCtttaggccacaattaaaaatattttggtttgcccaaaccctacccaaaggttgagacagtgaaTAGGTAGgtagacattttcttttttttttcaaaaaaagaaattgaagtatcgggtatttattagtcttcatgcctatctgattaaaaaaaaaaatcttcaaatcaggacaataaaagaatttgagtaggcagcttttttctgggtaggtagggtttgggaaaacaaacctattcttttttatgaccTTATTTAGTCATCTGAACTTGAATAATATACACTGTACATGTTCTGGTACACTCCAAAATCccaagatttaaaaaataaaagtttttcacaatttatttgtGCATACTGCAGATTTGATACCTGAACTTTTGGGTCATCTTTAATTACTAGCTACATGTATAGCTTACATGTTCAAGAAAAACaatgaatacttttttttaaaatcaagcTGTGATGCTGTGAAAATGAAAGTCACAGTAAAATGTACTTGCAGGCACTGAGGGGGAAAAATTTGCATTCATTAGGAATTGAAATGGAAAAGTTAATCATTGCATTGTATATATTATTTAAGCAAAGAAATATAATTATGCAATATTTTGAAATGGGTTATCTTTCTTAGTCCACATTTGAAggtaaaaaagtttaattcataaTCTACATGTATGCCATACTGCCTGCAACTAGGTAAGTTTTCAAGAAAATACTTTTCTTCACAAGTACATGTACCAACATTGTATGGTGATAACACTTACATGTACACATCATATTGTAACTAGTATATCTGagtatatattatacatgtatgggCATGAATAGAATCTACAAACATGTAAAGAATTTACATCCATTTTACTATGCTTGTTTACTCACAAACACAAATACAGATCTAGAAAAGGCTTACAATACAGCTAAATATCGCCAACCAGATACATGTAATGACAATAGGGATGCAATGGCTCTGATTGCAATCTTATTCTTAACCATAAAAAGCAAGCTCCTGTAACATTTGGAGTGCCCCAGGAACAGTCCTGGGAGTGAAACTATTAGTACCTGGTTTTTTACTACAATTGTATTTCTATAAATGACCTACCATCTAAAGTCTACATAGTCTTGAACTAGACTAATTGCAGAAGATTGCCTCTTGAGGGCTCGCAAGATATTACAAAAAGCTCATGACCAACTGCAATAGTGGGAGAAAGACTGGATGATGAGCTGCAACCCAGAAAAATGTGAAGTCATCCGCATAATCAACTACATTGTACCAGAAAATAACTGACGACAACTATTCCATTCATGGCCATGTTTTACAAATAACTGATTGGGCGAAATACTTAAGCTTTACAATTAACAGTAAGATCATGAAAAAGGTAAAACAACTCCTTGGGATTCTTGAGAAGAAACATAACCAGTTACCCAAAAACATCAAAGAAACAAGCTAAAAGACACTAGTCCACCCACAGATTGAATACTTTGGTTCAACCAAACAACATATGACAGCCATTGAATCTATACATTCATCATTATGACTACAGGAGAGATAGCAGTGTAACAGCAATGTTCCAACAACTACAGTCATTATAAGATACAAGTCCCACTGCATCATGATATTTTGTGTCTTCAACCAACTGATCAAAATGCCATCACTATCGCTACAGCTGGTTTACCTGACAACCAATGGACACACATAGAAATTTCAGCAAGTAGCTCATACCACATACAGCTACCAGGACTCATTCTTCACCGCTGGTATAGTTCTTTTGAAAGGTATCCGGTCGTTCCGCCCCCAAACCGATCCAgccccaagtcaatccggcccaaagtcgatccggcccaagtcgatccggcccacgtcgatccggccccaagtcgatccggccccattacaaaatatgaaataactatattgattttggaggaatttgtgacgcattttaacatttaaatttgcaaaaagtgtccgatgatggatgacaacaggtaaaatttgtttagttttatgCAATATTTGCCGTAGACAGACTAGACTATAAGTGAAGTATTGGAGTACCagttaaagaactattttaaattgatacaaaaattaGTGTTATTGTGTCGTTGTTTGTATAGCAGcttcaacatattttaaaatatgaagttattttccatgataacTTAAACTTTGAATGTCATGGCGATTTCATTTTTTTACGTTCATACACAgaatatctaaataaatatttacagtccaCTGAAACCTATAACTCATCATAATGACTTGATAAATTaaatcattagtctataattggtttgtttattcaacaattgtctgatgattgtgaactaaggtaatgccaCTTGTTAATCACTTAATTAAATCAAATCCTGATTAATTAAAGTTACGTAATCAACAAGGTCTTTATAGTTTGATCTTCTGGTTCAGGTTggtgtatataataataataaattgtattttttttcaggtAACATCACAGGCTTCTATAACActtgtttggttgtttttttttgtaatatcaacaaggtctttatagtttgatattttgtttggtgtatataataataacctataatggtttacttttataaactgttatttggatggagagttttctcattggcactcacaccacatcttcctatatcgatatatttttcataaatttgacaGTATTTTGAATAGTTGtgtgtagaaaaaaaacacaagttatatgagtatccattattctttattgcaagaaaataacaaaacaatgacaCTGAATGCACATTTTCACTCTCTAAAATATAATATCAGCACtactaaaatataacaataaattcATACATACTGACAAACACACTATCTCTGACActcacataaatatatataacttttaaatcatTTACATTAACAGTTTTACACTTTCACTTACTTAAAGGGGTCACACTTGCAGCACTACAATAACATGATATACAGCAGCTGGCTATACGAGATATTGAAAGGTGGAGTAGAACCTAGTATCCTCCTTTTTTTTGGAAGACTTTTCTGAGACAGTGGTGTCTAGTGTTTCCATATCCGAATCCTGACTAGAAGTCTCTACCATTGAGTCACTTGACTCAATTTCAGAGCTAATTATCTCTTATTACTTTTTTACGGTCGGTCGTAATAAACAACATTACCTATAAAGTCATCAACATCAAAACCTTGACTAAAAGCCATGTTTATCTTTTCTTATTTTAGTTATATTAGTTATTGGAACAAATAAAGTATTAATTTGAATCTATCTATTAGTATTACATATTAGATAttaaagatgaaataaatctatacttTTTAACAATAAAGTTGTATGTGAACAGTGGTCGGTGATTTCGGAGCTACGAAAAACCCGTCTATTCAACTGGACATCTCACTCAGTTATTAAAATCAATGTTGATGTctaaattgttttaatataattatacccaataatcttgaaaacttgtaataaaaacataatcaacctagttgttttatactcatctgcagaaattatttttttaccgtacaccttttacattataataaaaatcataaacatttatgaattacattaatatatatctttatttttattccttataaatatattttttattggggccggatcgactttacatatgggccggatcgacgtggggccggatcgacgtgggccggatcgacgtggggccggatcgacccgaAAGCTTTTGAAACTCCAGTTGTTCAAGGAGAGAATAAGCATGTACAGCTTCTAAGGACCAACTTGTTTTTAAACCTGCTTTTCGTCTGTCTCAAATGACTCAGATTTAAACTGCATAGTCTGATTGTTTGATAATACTCCAGAGGAACCGAGCACagtaaagaaaagaaaagacggagaatatcaagcacaatccctcctgttagatGTTTAGAATTAACCAtcataaaatacaaatgtatatgagaACATAACCCATATCATGTCAACAACTGTTTACAATGAAAATGATGTCATACATAAAATTCCTAAATTAGGCACCAAAATCTGATATGTTTCAGTAATTTAGATACTCTACATGTATACCAGAAATTATGCTGCAACATATTTTTACTATAAATGTTTATACATACACTGCATGATGTACATGAGAAATAAAGTTTTCCGAAGTTTTGTGAATttcgtcccctttcacaggtaaaACCTCTTAATATTCTAGTTTTTGTAAGTGTACGTTTAGATGTTTCCAAATGTTTGACAAAATaagaaaacattaaataactTCTCAAGGACACATCTTTCTGCTTCAAATAAATGGACTTTTAGTCAAGTTATTATATTTTTCCTTGTAAATTCGAGTCAAAAATGAGAGTCTCTATCAAACaaggtatatataaaaattaattcaATGTACAATCATTGCTTATCGCCTAAACTACatataatttacttttttcaGGTAGCCTGCCATTTCTACCGGAAGTTTATATATTTCGGAACATCTcagcatttttcaatcttttcaCAGTTTTCCCGCCATATTAATGATTTTGATCAACAACTTTCTTACCGACGTACAATACTCAGTTATTACGATCTGTCATCTAGAATTAACCACTTGAACCGACTATGgaagaataaacaaacaaaatagtaatAACCAATTTACTGATGAAAATCATTAGTCAGACAAATGCTCACAATTTAACATTCCATggcaatgggaacaaactgtgcacTACGTATTGACAGAGACATGTATactgtatttatatgtctctggtattgACTATTGTTTATTCTTCAAGGGTAAATCGAGAAACTCGATGTCTGGTGGGCACAATGCaaccaaaattaaatatttatttcaaaaaaatatgtaTGCGCGGTTGTTTAGGTTCATCAAATCAAATGGCTGAATTTTTAACTAAAAAATTACTCTGTGCACAGACTTTATACCTGtgcagtttggaaagttttaaggcctagcatccactagatatataaaaattaaatgtattttgcaTATCAAAAAGATGTCATTGGATTTTATTGGGCATTTTTTTCCTTCCTgtagaaggtgtaaaaataaactaagttgggataTAACTTTGAGATGCTACCTCTCAGGTAAGAACTGGTTTGTCTTGTATTGATTGTCCTTGATTGGCATGGACAATAGATATCTACACATTTATAGGTGAGTTAATGAGTTTGTAGTAATTTTATttaggtgtttgtttatttttacatcttCAGCAGGAAGGGAAAacaatgcccatcaaaatccaaaaacgATTCTATCTTTTTTAAGCACAAAATGAATTCATATATCTAGCGGATGccaggccttaaaactttccaaacttcACAGTTCAGTCTTACACTGAGTAGTTTtagaggtgaaaatacggccatatttgtccatttgttatgatgaacctttaTGGTTGGGGTTgtcacacaggcacttgtttctgtcaatgtggggtttactatccaaaCTCGTACGAAAAATGTGTGATTTTTCTTACGATTGTGGATAGTAAATCCCACATTGACAGAACTAGTGCCTGTGGGTTGTCAGTGTGAGTGATAAAATTGTCCACCTACACACTTTTTTGCATGAAaggcttggctcacaccgaacagcaagctataaagggccccaaaaaaacattcaaacaggaaaaatcAATGGTCTATTCTATATcaaaacaagaaacacgtatgaaccacataaacCAATGAATACCACTGTAAAGGTTGGTTTTCAATAtgatgatagatataggaagatgtggtatgagtgccaatgagacagctctccatccaagtcacaatttataaaagtaaaccattaaaggtcaaggtattgttttcaacacggagccttgactcataccgaacagcaaactatataAAGGGCGccaaaaaattacaagtgtaaaatcattcatatGGGAAAACCAACCATCTAAtctattttgactattttatttattatgtctgtttacaGTACAAATTTCGCGAAAGCCATCCCAAACTCCATACACCAAGTTTTTTCCTAGTGTGACACCAGAAAACTCTGATGTCCCTCCCTAAATTCTCTGAGAAATTTGGAAGTATTCCCTCCGAATTCTGCGTAAAATCTctaccttttgtttattgtattagcgaCATCTCTCCAAGTCCGGTGTGATGAGGTGTCACACCAGGTAATTAATTGCCCTAATCCTAAtgtagttcacgcatcattgtaaatacatgtataacggaatttaatgagacgtactgtcaacaaagtgaaaggtttagtgctataaaaccaggtttaatccaccattttatacatttgaaaatgcctgtaccaagtcaggaatatgacagttcttgtccatttggttttgatgtgttttgtcatttgattttgccatgtgattagggactttccgaattgattttcctctgagttcagtttttttgtgattttactttttctatataaaaatatagaCACTTTTTGACAGTAAAAATTGTCATTTCCagggagataataaaaaaatcattgaagtGTTTaagctttattttattttcaattaccaAAACAAACCAATAAAGAACTGAGttacattttgacaaaaatgGATAGTTTTGAATTTCAGAGTAATTTCGGTTATCTTATTTCTAAAGCTGTTCTACATGCATTTATTCATGTCACAAACTCTGTTAAAAGAACAAGAAAGGCCAAATGTAGGAAGAACAGTATTTATTATTTATGACTACTATTCATAAATAATACAAAGGGCATTGATCCTGAGTAGCTCCAGCCCTATTATAataatttctggatctgccactgattagtacttgattttgtaaaatgaaacattttgttttgtgaaatgaATTACATATTTCATTATTCACACAGTTCATATTATATTCTATTAAATGTATTACTGCTTTAATgtgcttaaggatgtacttaagtGAGGTTTTgaaataagtgtcaaatgttttCGGActtcttggtgtttttccatacaatagaaggtaaaatattttgcaccATAACagctatttatcttttaacataa
Encoded here:
- the LOC143048139 gene encoding NADH dehydrogenase [ubiquinone] 1 alpha subcomplex subunit 5-like isoform X1, encoding MFSYFVKHLETSKRTLTKTRILRGFTCERGRNSQNFGKLYFSCTSCSSTGLTGLLVDPTSARKLEFIYKDILKICGAMPQTYSYRQHTVQLVKDRLNIVQSESDMMQAENKINGGQMEELVLQAERELSLAKNMVAWKAWEPLVEEAPKNQWKWPV